A region from the Candidatus Delongbacteria bacterium genome encodes:
- a CDS encoding 6-bladed beta-propeller, whose translation MRKIFILLIIIFFSMNVNSKPNFTIEEINDFKVFKNRNLSENDYKIQSLNERFKIEGTNNSEDSLAFFASPLAADEDNVGNIFIMDKTSLTIKKFDNNGKFVISFGGKGNGPGELQGVASMVVSSGKVHVVDFMKNAVVIFDLDGKYIKDTPLNNGFPMHLAKVGENKFIGIKDNYYEREGVNYSAKTLTLMNNEFNDLVKIAEFEFKQDGTTSNSMLDYLIPYAVSDDKIYISSNNEDNYTIDVYNFDGEKISEIRRDYRKVKMTKKESETFDDLLTKKNSGRKSPPLSAINKKAVNNIYCDKNDCLWVLFSIERNKQNEKDFIVDLYEDNILVDRFSLENFTGYDFFFLDDRYYFRNNDILHLKVSESTLNVYDFNSLKLK comes from the coding sequence ATGAGAAAAATATTTATTCTGTTGATAATAATATTTTTTAGTATGAATGTGAATTCAAAACCAAATTTCACTATTGAAGAAATTAATGACTTCAAGGTGTTTAAAAATAGAAATCTTTCTGAAAATGATTATAAAATTCAGAGTTTAAACGAGAGATTTAAAATTGAAGGGACTAATAATTCTGAAGATTCCTTAGCTTTTTTTGCGAGTCCTTTAGCTGCTGATGAGGATAATGTAGGAAATATATTTATTATGGATAAAACATCTTTAACTATTAAAAAGTTTGATAACAATGGTAAATTTGTTATTAGCTTTGGAGGGAAAGGAAATGGACCTGGAGAGTTACAAGGTGTTGCCAGCATGGTAGTTTCTTCAGGAAAAGTCCATGTCGTTGATTTCATGAAAAATGCAGTTGTAATTTTCGATTTAGACGGGAAATATATAAAAGACACCCCTCTTAACAATGGTTTTCCAATGCATTTAGCTAAAGTTGGAGAAAATAAATTCATTGGGATAAAAGATAATTACTATGAGCGAGAAGGAGTAAACTATAGTGCCAAAACTTTAACACTTATGAATAATGAATTTAATGATTTAGTAAAGATTGCGGAATTTGAGTTTAAACAAGATGGCACCACTAGCAATAGTATGCTAGATTATCTAATTCCTTATGCTGTCTCTGATGATAAAATTTATATATCATCTAATAATGAAGATAACTATACTATCGATGTATATAATTTTGATGGGGAAAAAATTAGTGAGATAAGAAGGGATTACAGAAAAGTCAAAATGACAAAAAAAGAGTCCGAGACATTTGATGATCTATTAACGAAGAAAAATTCAGGACGTAAAAGCCCTCCTTTATCAGCAATTAACAAGAAAGCTGTAAACAACATCTATTGTGATAAAAATGATTGTTTATGGGTTTTATTTTCAATAGAAAGAAACAAGCAAAATGAGAAAGATTTTATTGTTGATCTTTATGAAGATAATATATTAGTTGACAGGTTTAGTCTTGAAAATTTTACAGGATATGATTTCTTCTTCCTAGATGATAGATACTACTTTAGAAATAATGATATACTACATCTGAAAGTATCCGAATCTACATTAAATGTTTATGATTTCAACTCACTAAAACTCAAATAA
- a CDS encoding ATP-binding cassette domain-containing protein has protein sequence MALIELKNISYSLSGRVLLENANLIINENEKIFLLGKNGAGKTTILKMLNGEIVPDSGEILKQNGLVTGYLQQDIPEMDGSIRDVVLSGDNVGKLIGEYLHLLENDPHDNRVHELFDEIEKQDGWNLQNSAETLISRIELNPDMLYSSLSSGLKRKVLLAKALLKSPDLIILDEPTNHMDIPTVKWLEGFLSGLNKAFIVVTHDRRFLRSLASEIIELRNKGLVRFGKDFDLFLDKRDQMDQLEESDLNKLESFIKSEEYWSQRSITARRTRNEGRTRRLHDLRADRDQKKLSDGKLSFNIEQGGTSGKIVIRAKNISYAYEDKMILDNFSMIIQRNDRIGIIGPNGCGKSTLIKLLTEQMKPDSGNIEVGTKLEIAYFDQNMAILDESLAVRENILKDTDFVIINGREIHINSYLKNFLFPLDRHNSPVNSLSGGEKNRLQLAKILSKPVNFLILDEPTNDLDMETLELLEELISDFEGTVLLVSHDREFLDNVVTSSIYFTESGVTEKSGGYDDSIFINKRIAKEQNTTTVKREKIKERKLSFKEKRELEELPLLIESLEEKLAELNEKLADPEVYKEGANIVKIRKEIEDLESDIAYRYKRWDELESIG, from the coding sequence ATGGCTTTAATTGAACTTAAGAACATCTCGTATTCTTTGAGCGGAAGAGTACTTCTGGAAAATGCAAATTTAATTATAAATGAAAATGAAAAGATATTTTTGCTAGGTAAAAATGGAGCTGGTAAAACTACTATCCTAAAAATGTTGAACGGTGAAATCGTTCCTGATAGTGGTGAGATTCTAAAACAAAACGGACTGGTTACCGGATATTTGCAACAAGATATTCCAGAGATGGATGGGAGTATAAGAGATGTAGTTCTTTCAGGTGATAATGTTGGTAAATTGATTGGCGAATATCTTCACTTGCTTGAAAACGATCCTCATGATAATAGAGTGCATGAATTATTTGATGAAATTGAAAAACAAGATGGATGGAATTTACAAAATAGTGCTGAGACTTTGATTTCCAGAATAGAACTAAATCCAGATATGCTTTACAGTTCGCTTTCATCGGGATTAAAAAGAAAAGTTCTCCTTGCCAAAGCTCTATTAAAATCTCCAGATCTTATTATTTTAGATGAACCCACAAATCACATGGATATACCTACTGTAAAATGGTTGGAAGGTTTTTTGTCAGGACTCAATAAAGCCTTTATTGTTGTAACCCATGACAGAAGATTTTTGCGATCACTAGCATCCGAAATAATTGAATTAAGGAATAAAGGACTTGTAAGATTTGGTAAGGATTTTGACCTTTTTTTGGATAAGAGAGATCAGATGGACCAGCTTGAAGAGAGTGATCTAAATAAGTTGGAAAGTTTTATTAAGAGTGAAGAATATTGGTCTCAACGTAGTATAACTGCAAGACGAACTAGGAATGAAGGTAGAACCAGAAGATTACATGATTTAAGAGCTGATCGAGATCAAAAAAAACTCAGTGATGGTAAACTGAGCTTTAATATAGAACAGGGTGGCACTTCAGGTAAAATTGTCATAAGAGCTAAAAATATAAGCTATGCATACGAAGATAAAATGATCCTTGATAATTTTTCAATGATAATTCAACGTAATGATAGAATAGGTATCATTGGACCGAATGGTTGTGGAAAATCCACTTTGATAAAATTACTTACCGAACAGATGAAGCCGGATAGTGGAAATATTGAAGTTGGGACTAAACTTGAAATTGCATATTTTGATCAAAATATGGCTATTCTGGATGAGAGCCTAGCTGTCCGGGAAAATATTTTGAAAGATACTGACTTCGTAATTATCAATGGCAGAGAAATTCATATTAACAGCTATCTGAAAAATTTTCTGTTTCCATTAGACAGACATAATTCTCCTGTCAATTCACTTTCAGGTGGAGAAAAAAACAGATTGCAATTGGCAAAGATATTATCAAAACCTGTAAATTTTTTAATACTTGATGAGCCTACAAATGATCTGGATATGGAAACTTTGGAATTACTTGAAGAGCTTATAAGTGATTTTGAAGGAACTGTTCTTTTAGTTTCTCATGATAGAGAGTTTCTTGATAATGTGGTTACATCTTCGATTTACTTTACAGAATCTGGTGTTACTGAGAAATCAGGTGGATATGACGATTCGATTTTTATAAATAAGAGAATTGCTAAAGAGCAAAATACGACTACAGTTAAAAGGGAGAAAATTAAAGAAAGAAAGCTTTCTTTCAAGGAAAAAAGAGAGCTTGAAGAGTTACCACTACTTATTGAAAGCCTAGAGGAAAAATTAGCAGAATTGAATGAAAAGCTAGCTGATCCGGAAGTTTATAAGGAGGGGGCGAATATTGTTAAAATAAGAAAAGAGATTGAGGATTTGGAAAGCGATATAGCATATAGATACAAACGTTGGGATGAGCTGGAAAGCATTGGGTAG
- a CDS encoding YitT family protein, with the protein MNYKRIMIDIFFICIGVLSAGFGLKGFLLPNGFIDGGAVGISLLIAELSGFSLSLLIFIVNAPFIYLGYKTLGKIFAVKTLAGIILLSLAVAVFPYPQITSDKLLVSVFGGFFLGAGIGLAVRGGGVIDGTEVLAVNLGKKLGLTIGDVILIINIIIFSTAAYLLSIEVALYSILTYLSASKTVNFIVEGIEEYTGVTIISKDYDKIRKMIIEKLRRGVTIYKGERGFIPDANIETGIDLKIIYTVITRLETNRLKAEIEEIDPMAFVVMSSVKETKGGIIKKRPLNH; encoded by the coding sequence ATGAACTATAAAAGAATTATGATTGATATATTTTTTATTTGTATTGGTGTGTTATCAGCAGGATTTGGTCTTAAAGGATTTCTATTACCAAATGGATTCATTGACGGTGGTGCTGTTGGTATATCACTTCTAATAGCTGAATTAAGTGGTTTTTCTCTATCTTTATTGATTTTCATAGTCAATGCTCCTTTTATCTACTTAGGCTATAAAACTTTAGGAAAAATCTTTGCTGTAAAAACTTTAGCGGGTATAATTTTACTTTCTCTTGCTGTTGCTGTGTTTCCTTATCCACAAATTACTAGTGATAAATTACTTGTTTCAGTTTTTGGTGGATTTTTCTTAGGTGCAGGAATTGGTCTTGCAGTAAGAGGCGGTGGCGTTATTGATGGAACTGAAGTTCTTGCGGTAAATCTGGGTAAAAAACTTGGTCTTACAATAGGTGATGTTATACTAATAATTAATATTATCATATTCTCAACAGCAGCTTACCTACTGTCAATCGAAGTTGCATTGTATTCCATTCTAACTTACCTCTCAGCTTCAAAAACAGTAAATTTTATTGTTGAAGGTATAGAGGAATATACTGGTGTTACAATTATTTCTAAAGATTATGATAAAATAAGGAAAATGATTATTGAAAAGCTCAGAAGAGGCGTTACAATATATAAAGGCGAAAGAGGGTTTATACCTGATGCCAATATTGAAACTGGTATCGATTTGAAAATAATTTATACTGTTATAACCAGACTTGAGACAAATAGATTGAAAGCCGAAATCGAGGAAATTGACCCGATGGCTTTTGTTGTTATGAGTAGCGTAAAGGAAACAAAGGGTGGGATAATAAAGAAACGTCCATTAAATCATTAA
- a CDS encoding YifB family Mg chelatase-like AAA ATPase: protein MLAKIFSASVIGLDAFIVEVETHIEGGLPSFSTVGLPDAAVKESRERINAAIKNSYFQYPNRRIIVNLAPADIKKEGSSYDLPTAVSILAATSQVDVDNAEQYIILGELALDGKIRPIKGALPVALMISQMKDKCFKGLILPVENASEAAVIEDIDVFPVESLTQVVNFLNRESDIEPVKVDLEKVFGELNISNVDFSEVKGQYTAKRALEIAAAGGHNILMIGPPGSGKSMLAKRFATILPDMTIEESLETTKIYSVAGMLPPHKALYATRPVRSPHHSISDTALVGGGRIPRPGEISLSHNGVLFLDELTEFKKNVLEVMRQPLEDREVTIARAAQTLKFPANFMLIAAMNPCPCGYYRDPERTCSCGVTKIKNYLSKLSGPLLDRIDIHIEVPTVKYEELEMKKAGESSDSIRKRVLIARKIQLNRFKNEGIFSNSSMNNKLMEKYCILDEASKSMLKKAINSLGLSARAYNRILKVSRTIADLECAENIKASHVAEAIQYRSLDRKYI from the coding sequence ATGTTAGCAAAAATATTTTCAGCTTCTGTAATCGGTTTAGATGCATTTATTGTGGAAGTTGAAACTCATATAGAGGGCGGTTTGCCCTCTTTTTCTACAGTTGGACTTCCAGATGCTGCGGTTAAAGAAAGCAGAGAGAGAATAAATGCAGCAATTAAGAACTCCTATTTCCAATATCCTAATAGAAGAATAATTGTAAATTTAGCTCCGGCAGACATTAAAAAAGAAGGATCGAGTTATGACCTTCCAACAGCAGTATCAATTCTGGCAGCAACCTCTCAAGTTGATGTTGACAATGCAGAGCAATATATTATTCTTGGAGAATTAGCTCTCGATGGAAAAATCAGACCAATAAAAGGGGCTCTTCCGGTTGCACTTATGATTTCACAAATGAAAGATAAATGCTTCAAAGGTCTTATTTTACCAGTAGAGAATGCTTCTGAAGCTGCTGTGATTGAAGACATTGATGTTTTCCCTGTAGAATCATTAACTCAAGTAGTAAACTTTCTAAACAGGGAGTCTGATATTGAGCCGGTAAAAGTTGATTTGGAAAAAGTTTTTGGAGAATTGAACATAAGCAATGTAGATTTTTCAGAAGTAAAAGGACAGTATACAGCAAAAAGAGCTTTAGAAATTGCTGCTGCAGGAGGCCATAATATTCTTATGATTGGTCCGCCTGGTAGTGGAAAGTCTATGTTGGCAAAAAGATTTGCGACTATACTTCCCGATATGACAATAGAAGAATCGTTGGAAACTACTAAAATATATTCTGTTGCAGGTATGTTGCCTCCTCATAAAGCATTGTATGCAACACGACCAGTAAGATCACCCCACCATTCAATTTCAGATACGGCATTAGTCGGTGGAGGTAGAATCCCGAGACCTGGAGAGATAAGTTTATCTCACAATGGTGTACTTTTTTTAGATGAATTAACTGAGTTTAAGAAAAATGTTTTAGAAGTCATGAGACAACCTTTGGAAGACAGAGAAGTTACAATTGCCAGAGCTGCACAAACCTTAAAATTTCCTGCCAATTTTATGCTTATTGCCGCTATGAATCCTTGTCCCTGCGGTTATTACAGAGACCCTGAGCGAACTTGTAGTTGTGGAGTGACTAAAATCAAAAACTATCTCAGTAAGCTATCTGGTCCTTTACTTGATCGTATTGATATACACATTGAGGTGCCAACAGTAAAATATGAAGAGCTAGAGATGAAAAAAGCTGGAGAAAGTAGCGATTCTATCCGAAAAAGAGTTTTAATTGCTCGTAAGATTCAATTAAACAGGTTCAAAAATGAGGGTATATTTTCAAATTCTTCTATGAATAACAAACTAATGGAAAAATATTGCATCCTCGATGAAGCATCGAAAAGCATGCTAAAAAAAGCTATAAATAGTTTAGGATTATCTGCACGAGCTTACAATCGAATTTTGAAAGTTTCAAGAACTATCGCTGATTTGGAATGTGCAGAGAATATAAAAGCAAGTCATGTTGCTGAAGCTATACAATACAGAAGTCTAGATAGAAAATATATATAG